The genome window ACAGACCGTACAGATACCAAACTGCTTCGCACTCCCCACCATAGCGCGTTGGTCAACAAATCTTCCAACATCATGATATGACCATGCGATCATGACCGTTGATAAGCTAATGAagcatgatgatgatggtaaTCTAATCTAGTCGTTTTATCTCGGGGTCTGGTCACGTGCGTCCTTTGGATTCTTGTCTGTTTTTCACATCGTTCCCGTCGACCCCTCCATGTGATCTCGATGCCCGAAAAGGCCCACCTTTATGGCGTTGAATAACAAAATTGCCACTGCATCCTTGTCATTTAGCTGCTGAGGAGGGGAAGAAAACGGCTAGTGAAAATAGCGATGGTGTGAAAAAAAGTCGAGAAAGTGCTTCTCTAGACTAGAGGGATGGTGAAAATGGTGGATTTGATATTTCCAAAGACACACTCATTTGTCACTCTTgtcttttttataattgttatTGCTTTTGCTTATCATTATCTTCCCACGTTGCTTGAGGACCCATAGTTAAcatcacacacactacaccaTCTCATGAAAGTAACATGTCCAAAGTCCCATTATATGCGATACCTAGTTGCAATCATGCACATTGATTATTAAGTACGTGTTTATTCTGTTTTTACAAAGGTTAAAATCGCTTTCTAACCACTCAAAACGTTTTTGAAAgcgtttaaaaataaatctcaaACTGTATTTGGAGTACTCCCTTATTGTCAATTTATTTTGAACTGGAACATTAACTTTTTTCATGACATCAAAGGagattttgaatatatatatataaacgcAATACCATAGATCTCTTAGGCTTATAAATGGGTGTGCCTCCTCATCAAACTAATACCATAGATCTCTTAGGTTTATAAAAAGCAAATGAGTAATGTGGCTTTTCAATAAGATGCTTAGGCCATTTccaaactcaaaactcatCTCCAGCAAATAAGTTATATGTGCCATGTCACTGGGCCAAACTCAGTCAGCATGCCAAATATGGCCTGATTCTTGGGTGAGCTAGTTGTTGCTTTTAAATTAATGTTTTAGTTTCTTGGGTGGGctgttgttgtttttaaattaatcatatccaatccgaaaatatttttctcttctaaaataaattttaaatagggtctaaaataatactttaattaaattattcaatatatttaaagaatatattaaaaactaataaaatattgaggGGCTATGATTTAACCTTGTACTGCTAGAGATGGTAAAATATAACCCATCACATTCCTTTCAAAATTATGTCCCATTTGGTTCACGGAACAGATTTGAGGAAAAATTACTTCCCATGTCATTTCCTTAAGGATGAGAAATGAAGATTCTctttccatgtttggtaatcAAGAATGatcactttatttcatttcacaTGTTTGGTTTGTATAGGAAtgtaaaaaaaagtttatttactttttcaattatatccatatgaaatcaaataaaaaaagaatacaattaatgctatattgtaattctaaattgttaatgaggataatatggtcataaaaaatgtgaatttaatattggcACATTTTTCCTAACTTTCTTATAaggaggaaaacaaaacccaaaggATGAGAAGAGCTTCACTTTCTCCATACTTTTTTATGTGCAAGGTAATAATTTCCCATGCCTTAACttacaaaacataaaaaagtaattaatttctcatattcaaacCTCCTTTTTTTGAACCAAACGAAACACAAGGGAAGTGGTTTACCACATAGTTCCTTCCTATGCAAGTGGCTTTTAAGTAACatccatttccttttcttcccaCCTTTCATTTATTTGGCTGGTCTTTGGTGTACGTGTACCTTCTTTTCCTTGACTTTTAGATTTGAGTACCAAGATTCCACACCTAAAAGGCTTAAAGCTAGAAAGCAAGCAAACCATGCATGCTCACAAGTCACAATAAACTCCTCCAACCTTTGAAGTAATAATCTACAAAGACTAAGGGCATTATGGTCATGTAATTGTAACGCATGTATCACAGCAACTTAGTTTCAGGGCCTAGTAACCAGATCCTTACACTCACTCAGTTCCATTTTGATAAAGACAAACTCCATTCTGTCACCTTCCAGTACCaataaatctctctctctctctccctctctctctctctctgcagcACACCCACCAtacaaaccaaacaaatatTCATCAATCATAGCCCCCCCTTCTTGCTCTGCTTATGCTAATggccaccaccacaaccacagCTCAGTAAAAATTATAATGAAAAACAATGGAGTCAGACAGACCCCATCGCACCAAAAGCAACAGCAGCATTAGTGGCACTACATCCACAACTACAAGCGAGCTCTTCATTTGCTTTACTACTTCTCGCCTCTCTTCTTCATCCATGAAGCTCTCCTCCAAGTCCCTTCTCAGCCCAGGCCGAGCCAGAGAGCCTTCCCAAATCTCCCTCTCCTCTTCTCTCAGCCGCAGGCTCAGAACCAGTGGAAGCATCAAGGGTGGCCAAGCCTCCCCCATGTTCCCTAGCAATGGTGGCACTAGTAAAAAACGTGGGTGCGCTTTTGAAAACCCAGAACCCTCTTCCCCTAAGGTCACATGTATTGGTNNNNNNNNNNNNNNNNNNNNNNNNNNNNNNNNNNNNNNNNNNNNNNNNNNNNNNNNNNNNNNNNNNNNNNNNNNNNNNNNNNNNNNNNNNNNNNNNNNNNNNNGGTCAGGGTCAAGACCAAGAAACAGGGCAAGAAAATGAGGATAATTAGTAGATCCAAGCGCAGCAGGGGAAGTGAGGCTAGTTTCAGAAAACCAGAGCAAAATCAGCAGAGCACCAACAACACAGCTAGTCAAAGTCAAGAGCTTTACAATCGAGacaacagcagcaacaactTCCAAGGTTTGCACTTTCAAAATCACCAgatcaataataataatcaacaGGAATGCTTGAGGCACAGGAACCAGAGGTGGGTTCATCTTCCTTTGACGATTTGTGAAGCTTTGAGGGCTTTTGGGTCCGAGTTTAACTGCTTGATTCCGAACCGGTCTTCTTGTTTGGCTAGTGATGATAATAATAacaaggagaaagaagaaaataagggAGTGAGATCAGAGAGTGGAGGGTCATCTTGTGGTGCAGTCTTTGCAAGGTGGTTTGTTGCTTTGCAAGATGGGGATGGGAAAGGAAGAGAGATTGAGTTGATGGTGGGTGAAGATCAAGAAAGAACAGAGAGAAGTACTAATAGTAGCAGTGGCCATAGCCAGAGGAGGCAAGTGTTTGAAGGTATTGAGTTCAAGGAAGATAGATTGAATGAGAGTGTaatggaggaagaagaagcagggAGAGTGAGTATTTGTGTTCCTCCAAAGAATGCTCTTTTGCTCATGAGGTGTAGATCTGATCCAGTGAAAATGGCTGCCCTTGCTAATCGATTTTGGGAGATGCCTGCTGCTCCTCAAGATGAAGAggttgaagatgaagaggagAAAGAGGACAAGGGTCTTACAGAAAAAGCACAAGACTTTGTAGAAGAACAAGGTACTGATGAAGTACTTGAGAAGGTGCAAAATGGGTTGGAGACAGAGGTTGCCGAAGGGGAtggtgtgtgtgagaaatggGTTTGCGATGGTGAAGAACATGGAGACTTGGAAGAGGTAGAAAAATTGGTTTTAGAAGAAAAGGAGGATGAGAACCCAGAAAAAAGGCAGCAACTTTATGATGAAGTAGAAGAGATTGAAGAGAAGGCTGAATGCCAACAAGAAGCAGAgttagaggaagaagaggaacaagAATTGGATGTAACCCAGCAAGCATTGTCAGAAGAGTGTTGTGTACTTGATGTTGTTGCAGATCCAGAAATATtagaatttgaagaaaatgacCATGAATGTGAAGCTACAGAACAAGAGCAAgagcaacaagaagaagaaaaagaagaggaagtgaGAGAAGTAAAGCTTCCAATACCTTCCAATGAGTGTGTAGaactagaagaagaagaaaaaacagaggCTGAAGTTGCAGACGAATCAACAGAGGAAGAAACAGAGACAGTAACCCAAGATAGACCCGAACCCGTATCCGAAAACCCGAAAAACCAATTGGATTCCGGGTCGAAGCGGGCGGTTCAGAACTCGGTCTTACCGGACTGCCTACTGTTAATGATGTGCGAGCCTAAATTGTCAATGGAGGTGTCCAAGGAAACTTGGGTCTGCACCACGGACTTCATCCGATGCCTGCCGGAGCGACACGTCAAGAAAGTCGACGCTCCAGATGAGGCCAAGAAGCGGGTCAGCATCGACTCGAATCCTGCTGCGGCACCGGCGGCGCAGCCGGTCATTCAGCCGCCGAGGTCGTCTTGTTCGTTCCCAGTTCAGGCAGGTCCGGTTTCGATGGCCACGATGATAGGGCAGAAGCTGGTGGGGTCCACTGCTTACGAGCCGTTTGTGCTTACGCGCTGCAAGTCCGAGCCGATGAGGTCGGCGGGTAAACTCGCGGCGGCGGAGACGTGTTTTTGGAAGAATAGGAAGATGGAGCCGCATAGGCGGGCGGCGATGGGAGTCGGCGCGGCTGGGGTCGGGTTCTGACTGAGCCGAGGTATATTAATTTGGATTGTGAaaacccccccccccccaaaaaaaaaaaaaaaaaagtaggaaGTTGtatgattatatatatgtatgggGGTGAAATGACTCTAGGTTTTTTAGAGTGATATTAttgctctctttttttggatttgtaCATCTTTATGTAgtgattttctataaattctttttcatgttgcgcttataaatttatttatgattgATTTCAATTCCCTTTTCTGTTCATATCAAAACTTGTTCACTTGGGTTAGAATGCAAGTGGATGGATCAAACGGCCAGAAATTGCAGGACAGGTTTTTGCCACTCAGGTTGGGTTCTGTAACAAAATGATGGGTTCCTCtattttctactttttttctCCTATGCTCTGAATAAATGGTGATGCAGTAAAAGTTGGTATTGGTATGGGTATGTGCAGAGCAGCAAGCTCTTGTTTGGTGGGTAGACTGTAAAAAGAGCTGATTTGCTCTCCTTTATAGGGTAAATGATGGCAGTTAAAGATTGCTTTTTTCTGGCGTGCACATGTAAGAAGGTGATGAAACACATGGGCTATGGGGGTATTTAGGTTTTAGAGCAGAGTGCAGGGCAGAGTGTGGTTACATATTGGGTAGCAGAAACAAAGGCACTCTTGAGAGCCTGAGCCAAATTCAGAAACTTTGGTTGGGGAGTGGAGCTCCAGCTTGCGTTGTGCTCAGataaatattgtttttatactttatttatttgttaggAATATTATTTAGGGTAGGGaagggagagggagaagtTTTGCATATCACAAAGTTATCactgttttgttattcttAGCTAATTACATTTCGTCATGTGAAATATTTATATCAATCATATTTTGTCATGTGGAACAGTTATTATGCGTGACAGAACATGATTAGTTGAGGATAGAAAAATAGTGTTATCTCGtgatgtataattttttttttccagggCGATGAGGAGATGTGTCAATGAAGTGtttataaggaaaaaaaacttgcTTGTAACAAAGTATCATTGTTTTGCTATTCCTGTAAATAACATTATGACATATAGAAAAATGATCTTACGcgtcattgtgttattggtcAGAGATAGTAAAAAGTGTTATCTCCATTGCATGAGAGTTTCTCCCGTTCATAAGCCTTTTGGAAACTCTATGCGTGTTGGAGCATTTTCAAAGACAATTCGTGTCAACCTTAGCCTGAAATAATTTAACATCAATAGCTAGTAGATGAGATTAAGATTCATCTAATGTCCACAAGACTTCTTTTAATCTCATCTAATATCAAAGTGTTTACGAGATGAGATTAAGAATCAAGGAGTAGCTCAACCTCAACCCATCCCAAGAGGCCCTTAGCTTATTTTAAAGCCATTCCCTTATCCAAATGCCAATCAGCAATCTCAATTCTCACTTCCTGGGTCCCTTTAATTCTGCTACTTCTATTCTACCAACCTGTTTGACCAGTTTTCATCATTGTCAGCTAGCTAACCCTACTACCCTGTCTAGCTAAATAATCtccttttttaatataaaagaattttattttgatataatCACTTTATTAGTTGTGATGCACAATCAGAtgttcaaagaaaaagaaaacaaccgCTAAATTtaggggaaaaagaaaaaagaacagagAGAAATGTagcaaccaaaacaaaaaattaaagtagatTCCTTTACAGATTTCTTACCTTGATTGATTTGATGTGGCAGCATAAAATAATTGACAGCAATTCAAGAGAGTTGCAGCAACAAGCTGCCTAAGTTGTCACATTCCCCATAATGCTGCTCTGTCACAATCCCTGagtccttattttttttttttttgtttgtttctatGTATCTGTAAGTGCTAGAAAAATGATAAGAGAAAAAGGTTCTAAAGGCATGGTTTAGTGAAAGtgaattatttaatattgtttttttattattaattatttaaattattttatcaaCTATTTCCAAAGCAGCAGCACAAGTTAGTGATTTGAAGCTTTTACAGAGATTCCATCTTTTCCTGGACAGAGATTTTCTTTCACTATGGAGGTCCTTTTTAAGGTAAGGACAAGGActaacatataaaaaaatgagtgccaaaaagaagaaaagtggGGGCTCTACCATCTACATTTGCCTTTGGAGGATCATCTACAATGGGAGACTGAAAAGAACAAGCAGGTTTTCATTGGCCTCATTATATGTCTGTGATTTGCTCATCAATTGCAAAGGTTACCTGACTACACTATTCACTTGTAATTCACAAAATCCTATTCCATGGTACTGAAGATGCACAAAAGCAACCTATTATTGTAGCCCATTCAAACATCACCAACTACATATGAAGTGCAAAGAGCCCAATTTGAGTTCACTTGACAGGCAAACTTGGTTTCTACAGCTATAAAAGTCCAAGAAATATGAGCCCCAAAACATAGAAAATTATGTCATTCTCCTAGTTGAGATGCATTGATTTGCTAGCTTGAGTTTAGAAAGAAACCACATTTGAGAAACTATACAACTTTCAACTTTTTCACAAACCAAAAGATTTGAATTAAGGATCCACAATCTAGTCACTTAATTTTCACTATATTGATGTTCTTAGTCACCTAATTTCATTTCGTCGGAGAAGTTCCTGAGCTCAAATATCATAAATGACAGTTGTtggaacaaaaagaaacttaaTATCACTTGAAGATATCAAAGGGAAAATAACTATGTAGTTGGAACACAATAACTTTGGCCAACATTGTAGAATCTAaatcattattattacttCTTGCCTGAGATCAGCCTCTTGAAAACCCATAGTTCTGTCATTTTTTATAATCTGCGGTGACaaaatttgattgattggtCTAATAGTACCCATTGTTGTGAAGAGTTTTGGAACTTCGAAAAGAGTACGTAAAGCTGTGAAGTGTGAACCAAACTTTGTAACCTTACGAGCTCTCCTAACCATTGAAACATGTTCACAACGACTTCTATTTCTATGTGAAGTACTGTAAAAGAAGAGCTGCACTGCACTGCATGGTATTTATAAGTTGCCTTTGCTGACTCGTATGTGAACAGTTGTGCACATCTTATTGGTCATGATCTTgatcatcttcatcttttttattattgattaATTGAGAGGTCGGTCATCTTCATTCAAAAGTAAAACCAAATTGCCTCTACTTAACCCACCAAATCCACTATACAGCCAGAATATTATTAACTTATGAATCTTGACaaaaaaccaaccaaaccCAACAATTAGTTTGTTCATCtttgttgagagagagagagagagagagattagagAGAATGGTTTGGAAGAAAGAAGACTTAGATCTAGTGTTGGTCCCAACTGGTTTGCTAATCATGTTTTGCTacca of Prunus dulcis chromosome 4, ALMONDv2, whole genome shotgun sequence contains these proteins:
- the LOC117625860 gene encoding golgin subfamily A member 6-like protein 22, which translates into the protein MESDRPHRTKSNSSISGTTSTTTSELFICFTTSRLSSSSMKLSSKSLLSPGRAREPSQISLSSSLSRRLRTSGSIKGGQASPMFPSNGGTSKKRGCAFENPEPSSPKVTCIGXVRVKTKKQGKKMRIISRSKRSRGSEASFRKPEQNQQSTNNTASQSQELYNRDNSSNNFQGLHFQNHQINNNNQQECLRHRNQRWVHLPLTICEALRAFGSEFNCLIPNRSSCLASDDNNNKEKEENKGVRSESGGSSCGAVFARWFVALQDGDGKGREIELMVGEDQERTERSTNSSSGHSQRRQVFEGIEFKEDRLNESVMEEEEAGRVSICVPPKNALLLMRCRSDPVKMAALANRFWEMPAAPQDEEVEDEEEKEDKGLTEKAQDFVEEQGTDEVLEKVQNGLETEVAEGDGVCEKWVCDGEEHGDLEEVEKLVLEEKEDENPEKRQQLYDEVEEIEEKAECQQEAELEEEEEQELDVTQQALSEECCVLDVVADPEILEFEENDHECEATEQEQEQQEEEKEEEVREVKLPIPSNECVELEEEEKTEAEVADESTEEETETVTQDRPEPVSENPKNQLDSGSKRAVQNSVLPDCLLLMMCEPKLSMEVSKETWVCTTDFIRCLPERHVKKVDAPDEAKKRVSIDSNPAAAPAAQPVIQPPRSSCSFPVQAGPVSMATMIGQKLVGSTAYEPFVLTRCKSEPMRSAGKLAAAETCFWKNRKMEPHRRAAMGVGAAGVGF